One Pogoniulus pusillus isolate bPogPus1 chromosome 10, bPogPus1.pri, whole genome shotgun sequence genomic window carries:
- the QRFPR gene encoding pyroglutamylated RF-amide peptide receptor isoform X1, whose product MRSLNITPEQFSQLLRENNVTREQFIALYGLQPLVYIPELPARTKVAFVLICVLIFVLALFGNCLVLYVVTRSKAMRTVTNIFICSLALSDLLIAFFCVPFTMLQNISSNWLGGAFACKMVPFVQSTAIVTEILTMTCIAVERHQGIVHPLKMKWQYTNKRAFTMLGIVWLLALIVGSPMWHVQRLEVKYDFLYEKVYVCCLEEWASPIYQKIYTTFILVILFLLPLMLMLFLYTKIGYELWIKKRVGDASVLQTIHGSEMSKISRKKKRAIVMMVTVVFLFAVCWAPFHVIHMMIEYSNFEKQYDDVTVKMIFAIVQIIGFFNSICNPIVYAFMNENFKKNFLSAICFCIVKENSSPARQLGNSGITLRRQKADSQRDPVDSDEGRREVFSDGNIEVKFCDQPASKRHLKRHLALFSSELTMPSALGNGQ is encoded by the exons ATGCGGTCCCTGAACATCACCCCAGAGCAGTTCTCACAGCTCCTGCGGGAAAACAACGTGACACGGGAGCAGTTCATTGCCCTTTACGGGCTACAGCCGCTGGTGTACATCCCGGAGCTGCCGGCTCGCACCAAGGTGGCCTTCGTCCTCATCTGCGTGCTCATCTTCGTCTTGGCGCTCTTTGGCAACTGCCTGGTGCTCTACGTGGTGACTCGCAGCAAAGCCATGAGGACCGTCACCAACATCTTCATTTGCTCGTTGGCGCTCAGCGACCTCCTCATCGCCTTCTTCTGCGTCCCCTTCACCATGTTGCAGAACATCTCCTCCAACTGGCTCGGCG gtgccTTTGCTTGCAAGATGGTACCATTTGTTCAATCCACTGCTATTGTAACTGAGATTCTTACAATGACCTGCATTGCTGTGGAAAGACACCAGGGAATTGTGCATCCCCTAAAAATGAAGTGGCAGTACACTAATAAAAGAGCTTTCACAATGCTTG GCATAGTCTGGTTGCTGGCACTTATTGTTGGGTCACCTATGTGGCATGTGCAACGACTTGAG GTTAAATATGACTTTCTGTATGAAAAAGTGTATGTGTGTTGCTTGGAAGAATGGGCCAGTCCAATTTATCAGAAGATATATACAACCTTTATTCTTGTAATACTCTTCCTTCTTCCACTGATGTTGATGCTTTTTTTGTACACCAAAATTGGCTATGAACTCTGGATTAAGAAACGAGTGGGAGATGCTTCAGTTCTTCAAACCATTCATGGGAGTGAGATGTCTAAAATATCAAG GAAGAAGAAGCGAGCAATTGTTATGATGGTGACAGTGGTGTTTCTCTTTGCAGTCTGTTGGGCCCCTTTCCATGTGATTCACATGATGATAGAATACA gtaACTTCGAAAAGCAGTATGATGATGTGACAGTCAAAATGATCTTTGCAATTGTCCAGATTATAGGATTCTTCAATTCGATTTGCAACCCTATTGTGTATGCCTTCATGAATGAAAACTTCAAGAAAAATTTTTTGTCTGCCATCTGCTTCTGCATTGTCAAAGAAAACTCATCACCGGCCAGGCAGCTGGGGAACTCGGGGATTACTCTGAGGCGACAAAAGGCTGATTCTCAAAGAGATCCTGTTGACTCGGATGAAGGCAGGAGAGAGGTGTTCAGTGATGGCAACATTGAAGTGAAGTTCTGTGATCAGCCAGCTTCCAAAAGGCATTTGAAAAGGCACCTTGCTCTATTCAGCTCTGAGCTTACCATGCCTTCTGCGTTAGGAAATGGACAGTAG
- the QRFPR gene encoding pyroglutamylated RF-amide peptide receptor isoform X2: protein MRLQLLGENFKRLLLLKPLVGFQTFEVFYRWTGTLTPSAFACKMVPFVQSTAIVTEILTMTCIAVERHQGIVHPLKMKWQYTNKRAFTMLGIVWLLALIVGSPMWHVQRLEVKYDFLYEKVYVCCLEEWASPIYQKIYTTFILVILFLLPLMLMLFLYTKIGYELWIKKRVGDASVLQTIHGSEMSKISRKKKRAIVMMVTVVFLFAVCWAPFHVIHMMIEYSNFEKQYDDVTVKMIFAIVQIIGFFNSICNPIVYAFMNENFKKNFLSAICFCIVKENSSPARQLGNSGITLRRQKADSQRDPVDSDEGRREVFSDGNIEVKFCDQPASKRHLKRHLALFSSELTMPSALGNGQ, encoded by the exons ATGAGGCTTCAGCTCTTGGGCGAGAACTTCAAACGTCTACTTCTCCTGAAGCCGCTGGTGGGGTTTCAGACATTTGAAGTATTTTATCGTTGGACTGGAACATTAACTCCAA gtgccTTTGCTTGCAAGATGGTACCATTTGTTCAATCCACTGCTATTGTAACTGAGATTCTTACAATGACCTGCATTGCTGTGGAAAGACACCAGGGAATTGTGCATCCCCTAAAAATGAAGTGGCAGTACACTAATAAAAGAGCTTTCACAATGCTTG GCATAGTCTGGTTGCTGGCACTTATTGTTGGGTCACCTATGTGGCATGTGCAACGACTTGAG GTTAAATATGACTTTCTGTATGAAAAAGTGTATGTGTGTTGCTTGGAAGAATGGGCCAGTCCAATTTATCAGAAGATATATACAACCTTTATTCTTGTAATACTCTTCCTTCTTCCACTGATGTTGATGCTTTTTTTGTACACCAAAATTGGCTATGAACTCTGGATTAAGAAACGAGTGGGAGATGCTTCAGTTCTTCAAACCATTCATGGGAGTGAGATGTCTAAAATATCAAG GAAGAAGAAGCGAGCAATTGTTATGATGGTGACAGTGGTGTTTCTCTTTGCAGTCTGTTGGGCCCCTTTCCATGTGATTCACATGATGATAGAATACA gtaACTTCGAAAAGCAGTATGATGATGTGACAGTCAAAATGATCTTTGCAATTGTCCAGATTATAGGATTCTTCAATTCGATTTGCAACCCTATTGTGTATGCCTTCATGAATGAAAACTTCAAGAAAAATTTTTTGTCTGCCATCTGCTTCTGCATTGTCAAAGAAAACTCATCACCGGCCAGGCAGCTGGGGAACTCGGGGATTACTCTGAGGCGACAAAAGGCTGATTCTCAAAGAGATCCTGTTGACTCGGATGAAGGCAGGAGAGAGGTGTTCAGTGATGGCAACATTGAAGTGAAGTTCTGTGATCAGCCAGCTTCCAAAAGGCATTTGAAAAGGCACCTTGCTCTATTCAGCTCTGAGCTTACCATGCCTTCTGCGTTAGGAAATGGACAGTAG
- the QRFPR gene encoding pyroglutamylated RF-amide peptide receptor isoform X3, which yields MRSLNITPEQFSQLLRENNVTREQFIALYGLQPLVYIPELPARTKVAFVLICVLIFVLALFGNCLVLYVVTRSKAMRTVTNIFICSLALSDLLIAFFCVPFTMLQNISSNWLGGAFACKMVPFVQSTAIVTEILTMTCIAVERHQGIVHPLKMKWQYTNKRAFTMLGIVWLLALIVGSPMWHVQRLEVKYDFLYEKVYVCCLEEWASPIYQKIYTTFILVILFLLPLMLMLFLYTKIGYELWIKKRVGDASVLQTIHGSEMSKISSLLGPFPCDSHDDRIQ from the exons ATGCGGTCCCTGAACATCACCCCAGAGCAGTTCTCACAGCTCCTGCGGGAAAACAACGTGACACGGGAGCAGTTCATTGCCCTTTACGGGCTACAGCCGCTGGTGTACATCCCGGAGCTGCCGGCTCGCACCAAGGTGGCCTTCGTCCTCATCTGCGTGCTCATCTTCGTCTTGGCGCTCTTTGGCAACTGCCTGGTGCTCTACGTGGTGACTCGCAGCAAAGCCATGAGGACCGTCACCAACATCTTCATTTGCTCGTTGGCGCTCAGCGACCTCCTCATCGCCTTCTTCTGCGTCCCCTTCACCATGTTGCAGAACATCTCCTCCAACTGGCTCGGCG gtgccTTTGCTTGCAAGATGGTACCATTTGTTCAATCCACTGCTATTGTAACTGAGATTCTTACAATGACCTGCATTGCTGTGGAAAGACACCAGGGAATTGTGCATCCCCTAAAAATGAAGTGGCAGTACACTAATAAAAGAGCTTTCACAATGCTTG GCATAGTCTGGTTGCTGGCACTTATTGTTGGGTCACCTATGTGGCATGTGCAACGACTTGAG GTTAAATATGACTTTCTGTATGAAAAAGTGTATGTGTGTTGCTTGGAAGAATGGGCCAGTCCAATTTATCAGAAGATATATACAACCTTTATTCTTGTAATACTCTTCCTTCTTCCACTGATGTTGATGCTTTTTTTGTACACCAAAATTGGCTATGAACTCTGGATTAAGAAACGAGTGGGAGATGCTTCAGTTCTTCAAACCATTCATGGGAGTGAGATGTCTAAAATATCAAG TCTGTTGGGCCCCTTTCCATGTGATTCACATGATGATAGAATACA gtaA